A stretch of the Schistocerca serialis cubense isolate TAMUIC-IGC-003099 chromosome 2, iqSchSeri2.2, whole genome shotgun sequence genome encodes the following:
- the LOC126455566 gene encoding uncharacterized protein LOC126455566, whose amino-acid sequence MQLTVSLLTVALAACRVAAIPGVHVEEINGYEDEGYDGGYGGGYGDDHGGHVKIVKIPVPHPVPVAVPHPVPVAVPQPVPIHIKVPERIEVPVVRTVHIPVDKPVPVRVEKIVPVPVVKPVPFHVEKPVPVPVHKPYPVKVPVVKTIHHYIKTGGGHSKW is encoded by the exons ATGCAACTAACG GTGTCTCTACTGACGGTGGCGCTGGCGGCGTGCCGAGTGGCCGCGATTCCCGGAGTTCATGTGGAGGAGATCAACGGCTACGAAGACGAGGGATACGACGGCGGCTACGGCGGCGGCTATGGCGACGACCATGGAGGCCACGTCAAAATCGTCAAGATCCCGGTCCCACATCCGGTTCCGGTGGCCGTGCCGCACCCCGTGCCCGTGGCCGTGCCGCAGCCCGTCCCAATCCACATCAAG GTGCCTGAGCGTATCGAGGTTCCCGTCGTACGTACGGTGCACATACCGGTCGACAAGCCGGTGCCGGTACGTGTGGAGAAGATCGTCCCCGTGCCTGTGGTGAAGCCGGTGCCTTTCCACGTGGAGAAGCCGGTACCCGTGCCCGTGCACAAGCCCTACCCCGTCAAGGTGCCCGTCGTCAAGACCATACACCACTACATCAAGACGGGAGGCGGCCACAGCAAGTGGTGA